In Nymphaea colorata isolate Beijing-Zhang1983 chromosome 10, ASM883128v2, whole genome shotgun sequence, the genomic stretch taaaaaagagtaAATCTGCTTTgccatatatataaaagaagaatgtCCATATTTGAAGCTCACCCGAAAGTTGCTAATGAAGGCGGAAACCAAATAGAGCTACCTTGTTTTTTTTGTGATAACAACATTGAAtcgaaaacattaaaaaaaaaagctttggTTGAGTTTACATGAGCTGAGCTTGCCTAGCTCGAACTCAACCCATTTACTTAGTTAAGTCTACTTTATAATTTCAAGTCGACCTGTTCATCAAACTGGTCGAGCTCCAACCGAATGAGCTCGAGTAGAGTCCGATCTTCTTGCACACCCtacaaaaatttttcatttaagtGCCTCATCCTATTAACAATTACGAAGACCCACTCTTTCTGCCTTCCTCGATCGTCCGCCATTTCCGAACGTCTCCACCTCAGTCTGGTTCTTCCCATCTACAGATGTTCATCCCCGggcagaagaggaagaagaagaggttaCTCGCGTCTGAAACCGCTCAACCTCCAGATACCCTAAGGATCCTCCGCATTGCAGCCGCTTCTAGGTTAGCTGTTGTCGTCCTTATCGTCTTCTGGAGGCTCATCGCTTCTCCCTACGACACCTCCGCCTCCTTGAACCCACCATGCCTCTCACCAGTAACCGGCGCGATTGATCATCCCTCCCGGCCCGTCCGGTGGCCAGTGATCAGCAAGGCGATAGAGGATAGCATCGTCTGGGACGGCGTCTACTTCGTCAGGATCGCCGAGTGTGGATATGAGTACGAGCAGAGCTACGCCTTCTTGCCGCTCCTTCCGTTGTGCATTTCGTTCCTGGCGCGATCCGGTTCGTGAATTTCTTAGCTTGGACGTTCCGAGTCGCGCTTTCTTCGGTGGTTTTTTCTGTCGAGTTATGCGCCTTATATTGTTCGTCATATATTTAAAAGGGAAAGCGGTCAATGCTTATTCTGGGAAATTTTGTTGACGACAATCTAAATGTATCCTCGAAAAGTTTGGTCTCACAGACGTGCTCAGCTTGGTTACTTGCTCGGAATCTATACCCTAAGTTCTGCTTTGTTAAGTGTTTTAGTGAAACAATCCCCAAAATATCTCTTCTTTCCGAGAGAAACTGGTTATACTATTGTCCCGTATTGttgcttttaagttttaacattcATCTTAGCTAGCCTTCTTTGATTAATTAGCTGTGTAAGTTCGCTCAAATAGCTATGCCCAGTCTTTGCTTGATCATGGATCTTAAATGGGCTTTCCTTTTATATACTTTTAGTAGAAAGATATTGATGTTTGTTGAGTACTTGTTATACGAGCTTGATTGTGGTTGCATGGTGGCTTTGCAGTTTTTGCACCTTTTGTTCCACTCTTGGGCTATAGGGCAGTGTTGGGCTTGTCTGCGTACCTTCTGAATAATCTGGCCTTTTGCCTTGCATCAGTTTATTTTTATTGGTAAGGTACGTACCTTTCACTTCTTGTATgttatctgaatctgattccgTTTCAACACCTGCACATGTCGGACAATGCTGAATGGTGTCACTAACCTAGAAAATTGATGACCACATGTAATTTCTGATATACATGTCAGTACATGACCTGGCTTTCAAGGGATTTAACAGATGTATTCATTTGGCTGATACTAGAAATAGACTAATTATCGTCCCCTTATAAGATACAGCAAAACAAGATCTGTCTTGTAGATCTGCTGAAATGCTAGAGCAAGGTAGAATGAATTCCTTTATGGATCTTATAGGAGCTAGAGTTCTAAAATTCTCCACTAAAACCACAATTCCAAGCCGATTAGAGCTCATCACACCTAGCTAGGTTAGTTTAAGGTTTTTAAAGTTAAGGAGCCAGAATGGGTTAACTAGGGATGCATCTCTCCGTACAATCTTGGTTGTGCCAACTGCAGCTTCTGCTCATAAAAAGGAATAGTCTAATATTTGTCTTTAGGGTAAACTAGTCCGATATTGGTCTACAAGGCAAActaatttttaacattttaattgGGGATTTCAAGGGACATATATAACCCTTATTTTTGACctctgtatttttttctttttactcttTAGCccaatgttttaaaatctaGTGACTTGGAACTTGACTCGTCCATTTTTGACTTTATGACAGTGGGTAAACTCGGTGAGATCTTGTTAACTATtgtttttgaaaggaaaaacataatataatttgtcatttgaACATATTGTAAAATTACTCGATCTCATGTATAACTCAGAAATAAGTCAACCAAACATCAAGTAAAGTAATAACTAAGTTATATTTAGTTATTTACTTGTGATAACAAGAAACCGGACAATTCAGCTACTGCTGCTACTCTATAGTTGCACAATTCAACATAACTGAGTAGCAAGTATCAAGTATcaacatattaatgaaaagcagcttaacaaaaaacaaagcatTAAAGTCAATGGATTcactatgtatatataactatccACTAGTTAATAAAACtcaacatgtatgtatatattatctGAAATTAAAATTCCAATGTAAATGGCTGAACagtataaaaattgaaattaatgGATAACCCGACTGAAAATTAAGCCTAATCAACTTTTAACTTATGTTTTACAAACTGcaaatttaacaaataaaaaataattttaaatgtttatatTCCAATAAATTAAAAGATTCATGTCAAAACTTAAGCTttgtcacatgagtgcggggtgtgggtgcgggtgaGTGagcggcacatcccaaaaattTTAGGTGCggcattttattattattattatttttaatttattatatatataacagaataagcatgtatatattattattacaatttagttattaatgtatataacatacttgaataattgtattgtataggaaaatatcagaacaacatatattgtataagtaatttagtaatatgacattctaactgggctcgggtgtgactcggagccgcacccatgtccggtgcgcacccgactcAATGCGATTCGGGTGCgacagtaaaatagaagagtccgggTGACTTAGAACTTAAGTAATTAAGTAGTTAATGTACAATCACTGTTGATTACAAACTGCAAAGCCTATAACCAGATGGTGCCAAGTCAAACGACTTTCAGATTGAGTCAGGTGAACTTCAACCTAGTGGAACTGAATTTTGACAGTCAAACCGAGTTAAGCTGAGTTATTTTGTTTACTTTGCCATGTTTGTTGACCTGGTAGGGATCAAGTCAAGCTGTCAACAAGTTGCTTCAGtgagttttaacttttaagataCTCATTTAGCCCTTACCTATGAAGTATTTATTTATGTTGAAAAACTTTggagttttcaaatttgatttgcaTGTTTTTATTGAGTGGAATTTGAAACCCTTCAATTGAAGATGCTTTTATAGTTGAAGTCTATCTTCATGTAGGCAGTGAGAAAGGCTATTGGTTCTACTTCTAACTTCTAATCCATCTTTAGGAATCTAAATTGATAATACTCctatatttcattttctgtgcTTGAAGTCCAAGCAACCTGATTATTtaacttcatcttcttcaatccaAGTCAGTAATAGCTGtaggttattttttattattgttcttTACATGTAACTTTTGTTGTTTCCTTTCCGTAAACTGAAAGATCTGAGAAAAACTTCTACCTGCAGGCTTTCGTTTATCATTTTGAAGGATCCAAATCATGCTTTTCAAGCTTCCATATTTTTCTGCTTCAATCCAGCCTCCATATTCTATTCATCAGTGTAAAGCTAAATCAACGCCAGATGATTCTGTAGTTTCTTTGTAATACATAATACACTTAATGATTACCATGAGGTGGTAACTTTTTATTTCTCTAATCTAGCAGATACTCAGAAAGTTTGTATGCCCTTCTTTCTTTGGGAGGGGTATACCATCTGCTCCaaggaagcaaaacaaaagcTGTGCTTCTGCTTGCTTTTTCTGGTTCTGCAAGGTCAAATGGACTACTTAATGCTGGGTATTTCTGCTTTCAAGCAATGCATCAGGCTTGTGATgccatttttcagaaaaagaaaattggtgTAAGATCTGGATCCTATTCTGGTCTTATTATCATTTACATTTGTTTACTATGACTATCTGACCTATTTCTCTTGTTTCTACTCATGGTTTTAACTCATAGGCTGTTAAAGCTCTTTCCTAATCAAATATACTATATGCAGAACATGTGTGTATGTGCGTGATCTTCAACTTCAGCATGTGAATATGATACTTCATTACAATTTAAGTTTATTCAGGGCCAGTCAGGTGTGTTTGGGTTTATGTATCTTTAACTTTAGAAAactaaaaagtttttgaagaaagCGACATGATTGAATATAACTGGAGCAGCCAACATGTTCTAACGTTCTGCTGTGTTGAACATTGAAAATGGATGGGACACATCATGTGGTGCTGTAGGCACTTTGGAAGTCCTAGGTTTTAGACTGTGTCTAGAGAGCCTGGGCACAACCTTGAAGTACATATGCTTAAAAAGAATGCCGAAATTTAGATTATTAACTGATGAGAAAGCATGCTTTGTAACAGGATttagtttgtttattttttagaattcaTGTGATCATAATACGATCTGAAGTTCATATGTAAGATCTGAATGGCAGTGAAATTTACCAGAGAACTGTTTCTCTGTCATAGATTTTGGCACTAAAGAAATATTACACATTCTTGAAGAAAATTTCCATGACATTTCAGAATCTGTACTCCTAGCTCTCATGCTGCGTTGAATGCTGATCCTAGGTTCAGTAACCTTGCTGTGGAAATGAcctttgttcttttgttgcaGCTGGCATTGCAGATTGTTTCTGCCACAATTCTCCAGACAGTAATCATTTCCTtgccattcatttcatttcaagCATATGGGTTTTATAACATTTGTCAAAGAGGTCCCTCAGATGAGTTGAGGCCTTGGTGCAAATCCAGATTGCCATACTTGTATGGTTTTATTCAAGGTCATTACTGGTAAGATTCCAAATTTACTTAAAATATGATAGACTTTTCACTTGAAACGTGAAACACGTGATCAATAAGTTGTTTATCTTGTTTATTGCAAAGATGTTTTAATGATTTATAATTCACACGTACTTTTGGTTA encodes the following:
- the LOC116263285 gene encoding uncharacterized protein LOC116263285, with product MFIPGQKRKKKRLLASETAQPPDTLRILRIAAASRLAVVVLIVFWRLIASPYDTSASLNPPCLSPVTGAIDHPSRPVRWPVISKAIEDSIVWDGVYFVRIAECGYEYEQSYAFLPLLPLCISFLARSVFAPFVPLLGYRAVLGLSAYLLNNLAFCLASVYFYWLSFIILKDPNHAFQASIFFCFNPASIFYSSVYSESLYALLSLGGVYHLLQGSKTKAVLLLAFSGSARSNGLLNAGYFCFQAMHQACDAIFQKKKIGLALQIVSATILQTVIISLPFISFQAYGFYNICQRGPSDELRPWCKSRLPYLYGFIQGHYWGVGFLSYFQLKQLPNFFLASPVLLLAVSSIVEYTKSDPKFAFSLGFLATCIESSALVFYSTGIEKRAEIIKDSSFPNMPKERMHRSGKCNKDGNAVERTSGSYLQECNPISEAPRYHHILVLPFVLHLAFLVAVAFFVMHVQVATRFLSSSPPIYWFVSHLSVSGASLRWSRFIWVYFTSYILLGSLLFSNFYPFT